GCAAATATTTTTTATACTGTCTTTCCGGGTACGCTGTTCAGTTTATTTTATGCCATACTGGAAAGCCTCTGAGAATCGCAAAAATAATACTATAGTGGTAGACAATTATGAATACTTTTATACCTGTACGAAAGTCTCAAATTCATTTTTATTTAGAAACCCCTCTTTATATAAAGAATGACAAAGGTGGCTTTGTCTTGTATAAAGCAGAAAATACAAAAATTGATATTAACCGTTTTTCAGCGGAAGCATATCCTCAGTTATATATTCCAGAGGAAATAAAAGAAACCGCATTTAAAGAATTGCAGAGTCGATTAAAGGAGAAATTAATAAAAAGAGTTCACTCAGGCGATTTAAAGAGCATAAAATCAGCACTGAGCGAAATTGTTCAAGAAGCCTTGCAGGAGCCCCTGGAAGATAACCTGCAAACACTTCCGGAAACACTGGATATTATATATCAAGAGTATTCCAATACTACCAATTTATTAAAAGACATTGCCGGCTTGCAGTTTGGAGGATCAACTTTAGCCGAACACTCAGCCAATGTCATGCTGCTAGTGCTGAATTTTTGCATTTTCAAAAGCTTGTCTGATGAAGACACAAAGAAATTCAGTTTGGGAGCATTGCTGCACGATGTGGGTTTAACCAGAATCCCCAGGCAAATCACGGAAGCAAACCGCAAACTAACCGATTCGGAATTTAATACCTATAAAACCCATACCACCCTGGGGCATGACATTATAAAGGAAAATAAGCACATTGATTCATTGATTGCTGCCGGGGTACTCGAACATCATGAGCGTCTCAATGGCACAGGCTATCCAAGGCGAATATCAAAGATTTCTTTTGAGGGACGTTTAATTGGCATCATTGATTGTTTTGATAACTTAACAAACAA
The sequence above is drawn from the Thermodesulfobacteriota bacterium genome and encodes:
- a CDS encoding HD domain-containing protein, whose translation is MNTFIPVRKSQIHFYLETPLYIKNDKGGFVLYKAENTKIDINRFSAEAYPQLYIPEEIKETAFKELQSRLKEKLIKRVHSGDLKSIKSALSEIVQEALQEPLEDNLQTLPETLDIIYQEYSNTTNLLKDIAGLQFGGSTLAEHSANVMLLVLNFCIFKSLSDEDTKKFSLGALLHDVGLTRIPRQITEANRKLTDSEFNTYKTHTTLGHDIIKENKHIDSLIAAGVLEHHERLNGTGYPRRISKISFEGRLIGIIDCFDNLTNNEKLHRKKKDPFGAMKIITELNPQLSWGEWQKLC